From one Microbacter margulisiae genomic stretch:
- a CDS encoding response regulator transcription factor produces MEEKTKILLCEDDENLSMLLREYLQAKGYHIDLAPDGEAGYKAFTKEKYDICVLDVMMPKKDGIELAKDIRNLQSDCPIIFLTAKTMKEDILEGFKAGADDYISKPFSMEELIFRIEAIMRRTKGKKVKEKDTYYLGRYTFDTQRQILSIGDSQIKLTTKETELLTLLAANINEMVERNFALRTIWIDDNYFNARSMDVYITKLRKLLKDDPDVGIINIHGKGYKLIAPKAEE; encoded by the coding sequence ATGGAAGAAAAAACGAAAATTCTGTTGTGCGAAGATGATGAAAATCTGAGCATGTTATTGCGGGAGTATTTACAGGCTAAAGGGTATCATATTGACTTAGCTCCCGATGGTGAGGCCGGATATAAGGCATTTACAAAAGAAAAATATGATATCTGCGTTTTAGATGTCATGATGCCTAAAAAAGATGGTATCGAATTAGCTAAAGATATTCGGAATTTGCAATCAGACTGCCCAATCATCTTCTTAACTGCAAAAACAATGAAAGAAGATATTTTGGAAGGATTCAAAGCCGGTGCTGACGATTATATTTCCAAACCTTTTAGCATGGAGGAATTGATTTTCCGTATTGAAGCAATCATGCGTCGTACAAAAGGTAAGAAAGTCAAAGAAAAAGATACCTATTACCTTGGTAGATATACGTTTGACACACAGCGTCAGATTTTATCAATTGGGGACAGCCAAATTAAACTGACAACCAAAGAAACCGAATTGTTGACTTTGTTGGCAGCTAATATTAACGAAATGGTAGAACGTAATTTTGCTTTGCGTACTATCTGGATTGATGATAACTATTTCAATGCAAGAAGCATGGATGTTTACATCACTAAATTGAGAAAATTATTGAAAGACGATCCAGATGTTGGCATTATCAATATCCACGGTAAAGGATACAAATTGATTGCTCCAAAAGCAGAAGAATAA
- a CDS encoding sensor histidine kinase, translating into MKKTIIWVLLAIMSLTFIGIVIIQFRYISQMSQLMERQFDTNVQRSLYQVARDVEEAEATKYLKQEMGSGELANVMRSPLAALSDSIETVEDTLDTTSLQTEPRVSISGSGASSSIQATSQMYQKRFADAFLHAKKVVDVVAWRWMRDAITEEITQRINMDQLSAMLQEEFANNSVSLPYFYKITDRKGRVIYESSDSISGVSNQEGYTQRLFPNDPENAHEAFLSVYFPTKKSMLIHSMSLLLPWAVLSVILLISCLLSIILIFRQRRLNEIKNDFVSNMTHELKTPVSTISLAAQMLGDPAVSKTAETLKYYTRVIVDETKRLSFHIEKVLQMSTFERGNGNLKLTETDVNELLNMILDNFWVKVHAKHGQLRTEIQATDPFVLVDETHFTNVLYNLMDNAVKYTPTNLVLTVKTWNEKGNLCISIQDNGVGIKKEYQKRIFDKFFRVPTGNVHNVKGFGLGLAYVKQIVDAHHGTIKVESEVNIGTKFIITLPTLKNN; encoded by the coding sequence ATGAAAAAAACGATTATTTGGGTGTTGTTGGCTATTATGAGTTTGACTTTTATAGGCATTGTCATCATCCAATTTCGTTATATTTCACAGATGTCTCAATTGATGGAGCGGCAGTTTGATACAAATGTGCAAAGAAGTTTATATCAGGTAGCTCGTGATGTAGAGGAGGCAGAGGCCACCAAATATCTTAAGCAGGAAATGGGGTCAGGTGAGCTGGCAAATGTTATGAGATCTCCATTGGCTGCGTTGAGCGATTCCATCGAAACTGTTGAGGATACACTTGATACCACATCATTGCAGACAGAGCCGAGAGTGTCGATCTCCGGATCGGGAGCCTCATCTTCTATCCAGGCCACGTCTCAAATGTATCAAAAACGTTTTGCGGACGCTTTTCTTCATGCAAAAAAAGTCGTTGATGTTGTTGCGTGGCGATGGATGCGGGATGCAATCACTGAAGAAATAACGCAGCGAATCAACATGGATCAGTTGTCTGCAATGCTTCAGGAAGAGTTTGCGAATAATTCTGTTTCTTTGCCATATTTTTACAAGATAACGGATCGCAAGGGAAGGGTTATTTATGAAAGCTCCGATAGTATCAGTGGTGTAAGCAATCAAGAAGGATATACCCAACGATTGTTCCCCAATGATCCAGAGAATGCTCACGAAGCTTTTTTGTCAGTTTATTTTCCAACCAAGAAAAGTATGCTGATTCACTCGATGTCATTGCTTTTGCCATGGGCCGTACTTTCGGTAATACTGCTGATTTCATGCTTGTTATCTATTATATTGATTTTTAGACAAAGAAGACTTAATGAAATTAAGAATGATTTTGTGAGCAATATGACCCATGAGCTTAAGACGCCGGTTTCAACCATTTCGTTGGCAGCTCAGATGCTGGGTGATCCAGCTGTCTCCAAAACTGCTGAAACACTTAAATATTACACACGCGTTATTGTTGACGAAACGAAACGGCTTAGTTTTCATATTGAAAAGGTTTTGCAGATGTCCACGTTTGAACGTGGAAATGGCAACCTGAAATTGACGGAAACCGATGTAAATGAACTTTTAAATATGATATTAGATAATTTCTGGGTAAAGGTTCATGCAAAACATGGCCAATTGCGAACAGAAATTCAGGCTACAGATCCTTTTGTGCTGGTTGATGAAACTCATTTTACCAATGTTTTGTACAATCTGATGGATAATGCCGTAAAATATACACCTACTAATCTCGTTTTAACCGTAAAAACGTGGAACGAAAAGGGAAATCTCTGTATTTCAATTCAGGATAATGGTGTAGGTATAAAGAAAGAATATCAAAAACGTATTTTTGATAAGTTTTTCCGGGTTCCTACCGGGAATGTCCATAATGTAAAAGGTTTTGGACTGGGACTTGCATACGTAAAACAAATAGTTGATGCGCATCATGGAACCATTAAGGTTGAAAGCGAAGTGAACATAGGCACCAAGTTTATTATTACATTACCAACTCTAAAAAACAATTAA
- the uvrA gene encoding excinuclease ABC subunit UvrA, translating into MQQDIVEKEQIEVYGARVHNLKNIDIVIPRNQLVVVTGLSGSGKSSLAFDTIFAEGQRRYIETFSAYARNFLGNLERPDVDIITGLSPVISIEQKTTNKNPRSTVGTTTEIYDFLRLLFARAGEAHSYVTGEKMIKFTDEEILDRIQHEYQGKKIYLLAPLVRNRKGHYKELFEQIRKKGYLHVRVDGEIRELTPMMRLDRYKNHSIELVIDKLVVSEGDDHRLKASIATGMQQGNNDIMLWDYASNEIRHFSKHLMCPTSGISYSEPAPHNFSFNSPQGACPKCKGLGFVNQIDIDKIIPDRSLSIAQGGIVPLGKHKHSLIFWQIEAIGEKYGFQSKTPISEIPDEALDEILNGSSDPLTIKNAALGTSNYFATFEGVIKYIEMQRDSDASPTEQKWASQFVKTIICPECNGTRLNIEARHYKIGDKTISQLSEMDIVDLYKWTTNIESELSERQKKIAAEILKEIRSRLQFLLDVGLGYLSLNRSSMSLSGGESQRIRLATQIGSQLVNVLYILDEPSIGLHQRDNDRLIHSLKQLRDNGNSIIVVEHDRDMMLAADYVIDLGPHAGRLGGELVFAGTPDQMKHISTLTADYINGKKSIRIPKQRRPGSGKTLVLKGAAGNNLKQVNVTFPLGMLICVTGVSGSGKSSLINDTLHPILSQSFYHSLQDPLPYESIEGMEYIDKVIEVDQSPIGRTPRSNPATYTGIFSDIRSLFVSLPEAKIRGYKPGRFSFNVPGGRCDVCRGNGYKTIEMNFLPDVLVMCEACHGKRYNRETLEVRFKGKSIADVLDLTIDQALEFFDAFPVILQKLNVLHDVGLGYIQLGQPSSTLSGGESQRIKLATELAKKDTGNTLYILDEPTTGLHFEDIKVLLHVINRLVDKGNSVIVIEHNPDVIKSADYIIDMGPEGGKEGGFVIAYGTPEEIVKNGVGPTAEFLRHELT; encoded by the coding sequence ATGCAACAAGATATAGTTGAAAAGGAACAAATTGAGGTATATGGTGCCCGTGTGCACAATCTGAAAAATATTGATATCGTCATTCCACGTAATCAACTGGTGGTAGTCACCGGATTGAGCGGGAGTGGTAAGTCGTCACTGGCGTTTGATACGATTTTTGCAGAAGGCCAGCGTCGTTATATAGAGACATTTTCAGCTTATGCCCGAAACTTTTTGGGCAACCTGGAACGTCCGGATGTGGATATAATTACCGGATTGAGTCCTGTGATTTCCATTGAACAAAAGACCACCAACAAGAATCCGCGTTCGACAGTGGGAACAACAACGGAAATCTACGATTTTCTCCGGTTGCTGTTTGCGCGTGCCGGAGAAGCTCATTCCTATGTGACGGGTGAAAAAATGATCAAGTTTACTGATGAAGAGATTCTTGATCGCATTCAACATGAATACCAGGGGAAGAAGATTTATTTGCTGGCACCACTTGTTCGTAACCGAAAAGGTCATTATAAGGAGTTGTTTGAGCAGATTCGTAAAAAAGGATATCTGCATGTGCGGGTCGATGGTGAAATACGGGAATTGACTCCCATGATGCGCCTTGACAGATATAAGAATCATAGCATAGAACTGGTTATTGACAAACTGGTGGTGTCAGAGGGAGACGATCATCGGCTGAAGGCTTCCATTGCTACCGGGATGCAACAGGGGAATAATGATATCATGCTTTGGGATTATGCTTCCAATGAGATACGGCATTTCAGTAAGCATCTGATGTGTCCCACATCAGGCATTTCGTACAGTGAACCAGCTCCACATAATTTTTCGTTTAATTCTCCCCAGGGAGCGTGCCCGAAATGTAAAGGATTAGGCTTTGTCAACCAGATTGATATTGACAAAATTATCCCCGACAGATCTTTGAGTATTGCGCAAGGAGGCATTGTCCCGTTGGGAAAACATAAACATTCGTTGATCTTCTGGCAAATTGAGGCAATAGGTGAAAAATATGGGTTTCAGTCGAAAACTCCTATATCGGAAATTCCGGATGAAGCGCTGGATGAAATATTAAATGGGAGCAGCGATCCCTTAACGATTAAAAATGCAGCGCTGGGAACATCCAATTATTTTGCAACTTTCGAGGGAGTCATTAAATATATCGAGATGCAACGCGATAGCGATGCTTCACCAACTGAACAGAAATGGGCATCTCAGTTTGTGAAAACAATAATTTGTCCCGAATGTAACGGCACACGACTTAATATAGAAGCACGACATTATAAGATAGGGGATAAAACTATCTCCCAGTTGTCCGAGATGGATATTGTTGATCTATATAAATGGACTACAAATATTGAATCTGAATTATCGGAAAGGCAAAAGAAAATAGCAGCTGAAATTTTGAAGGAAATTCGTTCGCGATTGCAGTTTCTACTGGATGTGGGGCTGGGCTATCTTTCGCTCAATCGTAGCTCAATGTCTCTTTCAGGAGGAGAAAGCCAGCGTATCCGGCTCGCTACTCAAATTGGTTCGCAGCTAGTGAATGTGCTGTATATTCTGGACGAACCAAGTATCGGGTTGCACCAGCGCGATAACGACAGGCTAATTCATTCGTTGAAGCAATTGCGTGATAACGGAAACTCCATCATTGTAGTGGAACATGACCGGGATATGATGCTTGCTGCAGATTATGTTATTGATTTGGGCCCTCATGCCGGTCGTTTAGGAGGAGAGTTAGTATTTGCCGGAACCCCGGATCAGATGAAGCATATTTCAACGTTGACTGCCGACTATATCAACGGGAAAAAGAGTATCCGGATTCCGAAGCAACGACGACCGGGTAGTGGAAAAACTCTTGTACTGAAAGGCGCCGCAGGGAACAATCTGAAACAAGTGAATGTAACCTTCCCGCTGGGAATGTTGATTTGTGTGACCGGAGTTTCCGGAAGCGGCAAATCTTCCCTTATTAACGATACGTTACATCCTATTTTAAGCCAGTCATTTTATCATTCTTTGCAAGATCCTTTGCCATACGAATCAATCGAAGGAATGGAATACATTGATAAAGTGATTGAAGTTGATCAATCGCCTATTGGTCGTACTCCGCGTTCGAATCCGGCCACCTATACGGGAATATTTTCAGATATCCGTTCCCTTTTTGTTTCCCTTCCGGAGGCTAAAATACGCGGCTACAAACCCGGTCGATTTTCGTTTAATGTACCAGGTGGACGGTGTGATGTCTGTAGAGGCAACGGTTATAAAACAATTGAAATGAATTTTCTTCCTGATGTACTTGTGATGTGTGAAGCTTGCCACGGGAAACGGTATAATCGGGAAACCCTCGAAGTAAGGTTTAAGGGAAAATCGATTGCAGATGTGCTTGATCTGACTATTGATCAGGCTTTGGAGTTCTTTGACGCATTCCCTGTTATTTTACAAAAACTAAACGTCTTGCATGATGTGGGGTTGGGTTATATTCAGCTCGGACAGCCTTCATCCACTTTGTCGGGAGGTGAAAGCCAGCGTATTAAACTGGCGACTGAACTGGCAAAGAAAGATACTGGCAACACACTTTACATTTTGGATGAACCGACAACCGGCTTACACTTCGAGGATATCAAAGTGCTACTGCACGTCATCAATCGACTTGTAGACAAAGGAAATTCGGTGATTGTGATTGAGCACAATCCGGATGTTATTAAATCCGCTGATTATATTATTGACATGGGACCTGAAGGAGGGAAGGAAGGCGGATTTGTGATAGCATATGGCACGCCTGAGGAAATTGTGAAGAATGGAGTCGGGCCGACAGCAGAATTTTTGCGTCATGAATTAACTTAA
- the mnmD gene encoding tRNA (5-methylaminomethyl-2-thiouridine)(34)-methyltransferase MnmD has translation MHSFLLQITEDGSHTLFVPEMDEHYHSTHGAIQESNHVFLNAGLLASPLQDWDVFEVGFGTGLNALLTGLMATKQKRHCHYTSIELYPLPEDAVSHLNYSQILVDDSDLFRKLHAAPWNEEIRINEYFSLHKIQADFTHPELPENQFSIIYFDAFAPTKQEEMWQPELFTALYHSLKEEGILVTYSAKGSVRRMMQQAGFRVERLQGPPGKHEMLRGRKSAENV, from the coding sequence ATGCATTCTTTCCTTTTGCAAATAACTGAAGATGGGTCACATACACTTTTTGTTCCTGAAATGGACGAGCATTACCATTCTACGCACGGAGCTATTCAGGAGTCAAATCATGTCTTTTTAAATGCCGGTTTGCTGGCATCACCATTGCAGGATTGGGATGTGTTTGAGGTAGGGTTTGGTACCGGACTGAATGCTTTGCTGACGGGATTGATGGCTACGAAACAAAAACGGCATTGTCATTATACTTCGATTGAGCTCTATCCGCTTCCTGAAGATGCCGTTTCGCATTTGAACTATTCGCAGATACTTGTCGACGATTCTGATTTATTTCGAAAGCTTCATGCTGCTCCCTGGAATGAAGAAATCCGGATAAATGAATATTTTTCCCTGCATAAGATTCAGGCTGATTTTACGCACCCTGAACTTCCCGAAAATCAGTTTTCAATTATTTATTTTGATGCTTTTGCTCCGACAAAGCAGGAGGAGATGTGGCAACCAGAACTTTTTACTGCCTTGTATCATAGTTTGAAAGAAGAAGGTATTCTGGTGACTTACAGTGCAAAAGGGAGCGTCCGCAGAATGATGCAGCAAGCTGGCTTCCGGGTGGAGCGATTACAAGGCCCTCCCGGGAAACATGAAATGTTGCGTGGCCGGAAGTCCGCTGAAAATGTATAA
- the pyrE gene encoding orotate phosphoribosyltransferase has protein sequence MKQLEYLIAEKLLKVKAIKLQPNNPFTWASGWKSPIYCDNRKTLSYPEIRNFIKIELARIVREKFDEATVIAGVATGAIAQGAMVAEELGLPFIYVRSKPKDHGLENLIEGDLPPRSKVLVIEDLISTGGSSLKAVEAIRNDGSDVIGMLAIFSYGFAVAEKQMRDAKVECVTLSNYDAILNVALETDYIAESELKTLQEWRHNPSKWQPSVK, from the coding sequence ATGAAACAATTAGAATATCTGATTGCTGAGAAGTTGCTCAAGGTGAAAGCTATCAAACTTCAACCAAACAATCCGTTTACCTGGGCATCAGGTTGGAAATCACCAATTTACTGCGATAACCGAAAAACATTATCATACCCGGAAATTCGTAATTTCATTAAGATTGAACTGGCTCGTATCGTCCGTGAAAAATTCGACGAAGCAACCGTCATTGCCGGAGTTGCCACCGGAGCTATCGCCCAGGGTGCAATGGTTGCCGAAGAATTGGGACTTCCCTTTATCTATGTACGGTCCAAACCCAAAGACCACGGACTGGAAAATCTGATCGAAGGCGATCTGCCGCCAAGAAGTAAGGTGCTTGTAATCGAAGATCTGATTTCGACTGGGGGGAGCAGCCTGAAAGCCGTAGAAGCCATTCGTAACGACGGAAGTGATGTGATTGGTATGTTGGCTATTTTCTCCTATGGATTTGCCGTTGCAGAAAAACAAATGCGCGACGCCAAAGTAGAATGCGTTACACTAAGCAATTACGATGCAATACTCAATGTGGCGTTGGAAACCGATTACATTGCAGAAAGCGAATTAAAAACCCTACAGGAATGGCGACACAATCCATCTAAATGGCAGCCATCTGTAAAATAA
- the argH gene encoding argininosuccinate lyase has translation MAKKLWDKGIATDKEIERFTIGHDQEMDAFLAPFDVLGSMAHITMLESIGLLEKNELQPLLKALTAIYTQIEQGEFMIEPEVEDVHSQVELLLTRALGDLGKKIHSGRSRNDQALLDLKLFARYRIERTVGLVAQLIETLLEQSERYKDVLMPGYTHLQVAMPSSFGLWFGAYAEGLTDDLQLLLAAYRIANRNPLGSAAGYGSSFPLNRQMTTDLLGFDSMNYNVVYAQMGRGKMERTVTTALAGIAATVSKLAYDACLFSNQNFGFIKLPDAFTTGSSIMPHKKNPDVFELTRAKCNKLQAAPQQISLIINNLPSGYFRDMQITKECFIPTFDELDDCLKMTAMIIPQITVNTSILDDPRYDLMFSVETVNELVKKGIPFRDSYKHVGDTIAAGNYQPEKTIHHTHEGSIGNLCNNEIRAMKDEIVASFHFEKQHTAEQQLLDSAE, from the coding sequence ATGGCAAAAAAATTATGGGATAAGGGCATTGCAACCGATAAAGAAATTGAACGTTTCACGATTGGTCACGATCAGGAAATGGATGCCTTTCTGGCGCCATTTGATGTGTTGGGATCGATGGCTCACATCACCATGCTCGAAAGCATCGGGTTGTTAGAAAAAAACGAGTTGCAACCTTTATTGAAAGCCCTTACCGCAATTTACACCCAAATTGAGCAAGGGGAATTCATGATTGAACCCGAAGTCGAAGATGTTCATTCACAGGTTGAGCTTCTGCTCACACGCGCTTTAGGCGATCTGGGGAAGAAAATCCATAGCGGGCGATCACGCAACGACCAGGCGCTGCTCGACCTGAAACTTTTTGCCAGATACCGGATTGAGAGAACCGTAGGATTAGTGGCACAGCTCATCGAAACATTGCTGGAGCAAAGCGAACGTTACAAAGACGTGCTGATGCCAGGATACACTCATCTTCAGGTAGCCATGCCTTCATCGTTTGGGCTGTGGTTTGGTGCATATGCGGAGGGTCTGACAGATGATCTGCAGCTTTTGCTTGCCGCTTATCGGATTGCCAATCGTAATCCACTGGGCTCTGCAGCAGGATACGGATCGTCCTTCCCGCTCAACCGGCAAATGACAACCGATCTGCTGGGCTTTGATTCCATGAACTATAATGTAGTGTATGCCCAAATGGGACGCGGCAAAATGGAACGAACTGTCACGACAGCCCTGGCTGGCATAGCCGCTACCGTTTCCAAACTAGCCTACGACGCCTGCCTGTTTTCAAACCAGAATTTCGGATTTATCAAGTTGCCCGATGCTTTTACTACCGGATCGAGCATCATGCCACACAAGAAAAACCCTGATGTTTTTGAACTAACCCGGGCAAAATGCAATAAACTACAGGCCGCTCCACAACAAATATCGCTCATCATCAACAATCTTCCTTCGGGATATTTCCGTGATATGCAGATCACCAAAGAATGTTTTATCCCAACATTCGATGAATTGGACGACTGCCTGAAAATGACTGCCATGATTATTCCACAAATCACGGTCAACACATCTATTCTGGATGATCCTCGATATGACCTGATGTTCAGCGTAGAAACAGTTAATGAACTGGTAAAAAAAGGAATACCCTTCAGGGATTCGTACAAGCATGTTGGAGATACCATTGCCGCAGGAAATTATCAGCCTGAGAAAACGATTCATCACACCCACGAAGGAAGTATTGGCAACTTATGCAACAACGAAATCAGAGCTATGAAAGACGAAATCGTCGCTTCGTTCCATTTCGAAAAGCAACATACTGCTGAACAACAACTACTTGATTCGGCAGAGTAA